The Impatiens glandulifera chromosome 3, dImpGla2.1, whole genome shotgun sequence genome contains a region encoding:
- the LOC124930579 gene encoding zinc finger MYM-type protein 1-like yields MVDEARDSSVKEQMGVVLRYVNKKGCVIERFLVVVHVSDTTAESLKKAIDALFMKHGLSLSKLRGQGYDGASNMRGEFKGLKSLILQENPHAMYVHCFSHQLQLVLVAVSEDNIIVSELFAYVTMIVNTSGASCKRRDQLRMLQHEKIVAEFENGEILTGRGKNQETNLTRPVDTH; encoded by the coding sequence ATGGTTGATGAGGCTCGGGATAGTTCGGTGAAGGAACAAATGGGAGTTGTTTTGAGATATGTGAATAAAAAAGGATGTGTGATTGAACGATTTCTTGTTGTTGTGCACGTGTCTGACACTACTGCTGAGTCTTTAAAAAAGGCTATTGATGCTTTATTTATGAAACATGGTTTGTCATTGTCTAAATTGAGAGGACAAGGATATGATGGGGCTTCAAATATGCGCGGTGAGTTCAAAGGGTTAAAATCTCTAATATTGCAAGAAAATCCACATGCGATGTATGTTCATTGTTTCTCTCATCAACTTCAATTAGTTCTTGTTGCTGTTTCTGAAGACAATATCATTGTGAGTGAACTTTTTGCATATGTCACAATGATTGTGAACACATCCGGAGCATCTTGTAAAAGAAGAGATCAACTTAGAATGCTTCAACATGAAAAGATTGTTGCTGAATTCGAAAATGGAGAAATCCTTACTGGGAGAGGGAAAAATCAAGAAACTAATTTGACAAGACCTGTGGATACTCATTAG